The genomic window AGGCTCAACTGCTGGGGGGATTAAGATTACTACCTTTTTTCTAATTATTCTTGCTGTAATAAAATCCCAAGATGGTAATGGTTATATTATTGGTTCTTATAAAGTTTCAATTGATAGTATAAGGTTTGCACTTTTATTTTTTGTAAGGGCTGTTTTTATTTTGTGTTTTTCATTCTTTGTTCTTCTTGCTGCTGAGAGTGGTGGAAAATGGAGAGTTATTGATTTAGGATATGAAGTTTTTTCTGCTTTTGGTACTGTTGGTTTGTCAGTTGGTGTTACACAGGATTTGTCATTTTTAGGTAAAGTAATTATAATCTTTACTATGTTTGCAGGTCGGATAGGACTTTTTTCTATGGCAATTTTTGTTTCACGAAGATCTCGTTTTGAGGAATTTACAAGACCAAGGCAAGATATTTTGGTGGGTTAGGGAAGAATGAAAACGTTTGTTATTATTGGTCTTAGTAATTTAGGGATTCATATTCTTGAGAATTTGAGTAAGCTTGATTGTCAAATTATTATTGTCGACACTTCAAAGGAATTGGTTGAGGAATATGATGTTATTGCTACAGAAAGCTTTATTTTGGATCAATTTACTAAAAATGCTTTAAAAAAAGTTATTCCTGTAGATACTGATGCTGTTATTATTGATTTTGATAATGATCTTGGGAAAAGTGCTCTTGTTACTCATTATTGTAATCTTTTAGGTGTTAAAGAGATATGCGTTAAAACTGAAGATAGGGATGACGCTGAGATATTAAAAACTCTTGGTGCTACAAAAATTATATTTCCAAGTAAGGATGCTGCAAGAAGATTAACCCCACTATTAGTATCTCCTAATCTTTCAACTTATAGTATTGTTGGTCACGACATCATTGTTGCTGAGACTGTTATTCCGAAAGAGTATGTAGGCAAAACTCTTCTTGAGGCTGATTTAAGAAGAGAGAAGGGCATTACTGTTATTGCTGTTAGAAATTTAAGCAATTCTAGGTATGAGTTTGTGGATGGTGATTATTTTTTCTTGAAAGATGATAAAATTGTAATTTGTGGCAAGCCTGATGGAATTGAGAATTTTACAAATAATAAGGATTTGATTAAAGATTTAATATCAGTTTCTAAAGCAGAAGATGTTTCTTCCAAGGAGGATTTTAAGAAATTAGGATTTTTAAGATTTTTTGATTTCATGAAAAAGTTTAATAAAGATAAGAAAAATGATTAATAGGATTTGAAGA from Borrelia hermsii DAH includes these protein-coding regions:
- a CDS encoding potassium channel family protein encodes the protein MKTFVIIGLSNLGIHILENLSKLDCQIIIVDTSKELVEEYDVIATESFILDQFTKNALKKVIPVDTDAVIIDFDNDLGKSALVTHYCNLLGVKEICVKTEDRDDAEILKTLGATKIIFPSKDAARRLTPLLVSPNLSTYSIVGHDIIVAETVIPKEYVGKTLLEADLRREKGITVIAVRNLSNSRYEFVDGDYFFLKDDKIVICGKPDGIENFTNNKDLIKDLISVSKAEDVSSKEDFKKLGFLRFFDFMKKFNKDKKND